A region of Faecalibacterium taiwanense DNA encodes the following proteins:
- a CDS encoding AraC family transcriptional regulator, whose amino-acid sequence MADVYKQSFKQNYTNNIELSIFNCGIERCAPGQTWGPGIRDHYLIHLVLSGKGVFEVGGRTWEVSQGQLFFARPSQLIRYTADEQQPWEYSWVGFNGACAHKLAAQLPFTDDSPVHHTHDPDGMRAALANIYSSRGLQPQDEAAMVGYLYLFIASLMKETSAGKPHTASSSSQYVLNAIKYIQFNYSHDISIDDVAKSVGVSRSHLYRVFMLNVGKSPIDYLTEYRINEACKLLRAGNLSIAEVAVSVGFFDQFYFSRVFKRAKGVPPSKYFAAQADAPADGPDHQ is encoded by the coding sequence ATGGCAGATGTATATAAGCAATCCTTCAAACAAAATTATACCAATAATATTGAGCTTTCCATCTTCAATTGCGGCATCGAACGCTGTGCTCCGGGCCAAACATGGGGGCCGGGTATCCGCGACCATTACCTGATTCATCTGGTACTTTCCGGCAAGGGCGTATTCGAGGTGGGCGGACGCACCTGGGAAGTGAGCCAGGGTCAGCTGTTTTTTGCCCGGCCAAGCCAGCTGATCCGGTATACTGCCGATGAGCAGCAGCCTTGGGAGTACAGCTGGGTAGGCTTCAACGGTGCGTGTGCCCACAAACTGGCCGCGCAGCTCCCCTTCACCGACGACTCGCCGGTGCATCACACCCACGACCCCGATGGGATGCGTGCCGCTCTTGCCAACATTTATTCCTCCCGCGGGTTGCAGCCGCAGGATGAAGCCGCCATGGTGGGCTACCTTTATCTCTTCATCGCTTCTCTGATGAAGGAGACCAGCGCTGGCAAACCGCACACGGCTTCCTCTTCCAGCCAGTATGTGCTCAACGCCATCAAGTACATCCAGTTCAATTATTCACACGATATTTCCATTGATGATGTGGCAAAAAGCGTAGGTGTCTCCCGCAGTCACCTGTACCGCGTGTTCATGCTGAACGTAGGCAAAAGCCCCATCGATTATCTTACCGAATACCGCATCAACGAAGCCTGCAAGCTGCTGCGCGCAGGCAACCTTTCCATTGCCGAGGTCGCGGTGTCGGTAGGCTTCTTTGACCAGTTCTATTTCTCGCGGGTATTCAAGCGCGCCAAGGGCGTGCCGCCCAGCAAGTATTTTGCGGCGCAGGCTGATGCTCCCGCCGACGGCCCCGACCACCAGTAA